One window of Gemmatimonadaceae bacterium genomic DNA carries:
- the queE gene encoding 7-carboxy-7-deazaguanine synthase — MTYAVKECFYTLQGEGLQSGRPAVFLRFAGCNLWTGREADRATAVCRFCDTDFVGIGPDGGKFTDAASLAAHVDARWPAAASPRARKLVVCTGGEPLLQLDEPAIDALHARGFEVAVETNGTQPAPRGLDHICVSPKANAPLVLRAGTELKLVYPQVEPGAQPERFADLDFAHFFLQPMDGPDAAANVRAALAYCLANPQWRLSLQVHKWLEIR, encoded by the coding sequence ATGACGTATGCAGTGAAGGAGTGCTTCTACACCCTGCAGGGTGAGGGGCTGCAGAGCGGGCGGCCGGCGGTGTTCCTGCGCTTCGCCGGCTGCAACCTGTGGACCGGTCGCGAGGCGGATCGCGCGACGGCCGTCTGCCGTTTCTGCGACACCGACTTCGTGGGCATCGGTCCCGATGGCGGCAAGTTCACCGACGCTGCATCGCTGGCGGCGCATGTGGATGCGCGCTGGCCCGCCGCTGCGTCGCCGCGGGCACGGAAGCTGGTGGTGTGCACCGGCGGTGAACCGCTGCTGCAGCTGGATGAGCCCGCGATCGACGCGCTGCACGCGCGTGGCTTCGAGGTGGCGGTGGAGACCAACGGTACGCAGCCCGCGCCGCGCGGGCTCGATCACATCTGCGTGAGCCCGAAGGCGAATGCGCCGCTGGTGCTGCGCGCGGGCACGGAGCTCAAGCTCGTGTACCCGCAGGTGGAGCCCGGCGCACAGCCCGAGCGGTTCGCGGACCTCGATTTCGCGCACTTCTTCCTGCAGCCGATGGATGGCCCCGACGCGGCCGCGAACGTGCGCGCGGCGCTGGCCTACTGTCTCGCGAACCCGCAATGGCGGCTGAGCCTGCAGGTGCACAAATGGCTGGAGATCCGATGA
- the queD gene encoding 6-carboxytetrahydropterin synthase QueD, whose product MSTTGDGGGHIVELHRDVTFEAAHWLPNVPPGHKCRRLHGHSFRIRIVVRGPVDPHAGWLMDFGELKAAWAPLDARLDHYCLNEIDGLENPTSEVLARWIWDRLRGALPQLSEVQVHETCTSGCTYRGE is encoded by the coding sequence ATGAGCACAACGGGGGATGGCGGTGGTCACATCGTCGAGCTGCACCGCGACGTGACGTTCGAGGCAGCCCACTGGCTGCCGAACGTGCCACCTGGCCACAAGTGCCGGCGGCTGCATGGGCACTCGTTCCGCATCCGCATCGTGGTGCGCGGCCCGGTGGATCCGCACGCCGGCTGGCTGATGGACTTCGGCGAGCTCAAGGCGGCCTGGGCCCCCCTCGATGCGCGACTGGATCACTACTGCCTGAACGAGATCGACGGGCTCGAGAACCCGACCAGCGAGGTGCTCGCACGCTGGATCTGGGACCGGCTGCGCGGCGCGTTGCCGCAGTTGAGCGAGGTGCAGGTGCACGAGACCTGCACGTCGGGGTGCACGTACCGGGGGGAGTGA
- a CDS encoding sigma-70 family RNA polymerase sigma factor translates to MPDANAPDVTLLLGEISAGVPGAADRLIPIVMDVLHRIAERAMRREMEGHTLQPTELVDEALMRLLGERRVTWESRAQFFAIAAQTIRRILVDHARHRHRVKRDHGLRVTLDERVAEMPERSLDLIALDDALQELDRLAPRQAKVVELRFFGGLDVDETAHALAISPATVKRDWTFARAFLLKTLKAA, encoded by the coding sequence ATGCCAGACGCCAACGCGCCGGACGTGACCCTCCTGCTGGGCGAGATCAGCGCCGGCGTACCGGGGGCCGCCGACCGGCTCATCCCGATCGTGATGGACGTGCTGCACCGGATCGCGGAACGGGCGATGCGCCGGGAGATGGAGGGGCACACGCTGCAGCCCACCGAGCTCGTGGACGAGGCGCTCATGCGGCTGCTTGGCGAGCGCCGCGTGACGTGGGAGAGCCGGGCACAGTTCTTCGCCATCGCCGCGCAGACGATCCGCCGCATCCTGGTCGACCACGCACGGCACCGGCATCGCGTCAAGCGCGATCATGGGCTGCGCGTGACGCTCGATGAACGCGTGGCGGAGATGCCGGAGCGCTCGCTGGACCTGATCGCCCTCGATGACGCGCTGCAGGAGCTTGACCGGCTTGCGCCGCGGCAGGCGAAGGTCGTCGAGCTGCGGTTCTTCGGCGGTCTCGACGTGGACGAGACAGCGCACGCGCTGGCCATCTCACCCGCCACGGTGAAGCGTGACTGGACCTTCGCGCGTGCGTTCCTGCTCAAGACACTCAAGGCGGCGTGA
- a CDS encoding S9 family peptidase, whose protein sequence is MRRVPHTVATATFLTLAAATALPAQQPAAPPASRTVTVADHLDWEDVGDPQLSPDGKQVAFTRRSVDKVNDKWDTAIWVMNADGSRAHSVVTGSAPRWSPDGSRLLYIAAGQPSGMQLWVRLMDGDAGTTQLTRLTEPPTEPEWSPDGQQVAFRMLVPTRETWNIALPAAPKGAKWTEPPRIVQRLNYRSDRIGFTDDGYQHLFVMSAEGGQARQVTTGNWNHSAARWTPDSKALLFSSLRTPQSEGAWRQTEIYRAEVATGTITALTTRNGPDNNPVPSPDGRYIAYTGYDSTDATWKDAAIYVMNADGSNPRALNTALDRSPAGMMWAPDGSGVYYNVENEGYRNLYFTTLGGATRPVTTGRQVLSVTDMDRLGNMVGIQSSELQPNDVVRFNVRTPAAITRLTHVNDDVLAGKQLGRTEEVWLTSVDGFRIQGWIVKPPGFDPARKYPLMLEIHGGPHAMYNGAFNLARQDHVANGYVLLYTNPRGSTGYGSAFGNAIKNAYPGKDFDDLMASVDTVINRGYIDTRRMYVFGCSGGGVLTSWIVGHTTRFAAASANCPVTDWLSFVGTTDGASWYRNFAQLPWDDPSEHLRRSPLMYVGNVRTPTMLMTGVLDLRTPMPQTEEFYSALKVMKVPTAMIRFNEEWHGTSSKPSNWMRTQLYMRSWFDRWPALTTSSR, encoded by the coding sequence ATGCGCCGTGTCCCGCACACTGTCGCGACCGCCACGTTCCTCACACTGGCTGCCGCAACCGCACTGCCCGCGCAGCAGCCCGCCGCCCCACCCGCCAGCCGCACGGTGACGGTCGCCGACCACCTCGACTGGGAGGATGTCGGCGACCCGCAACTCTCGCCCGACGGAAAACAGGTCGCCTTCACGCGGCGCAGCGTGGACAAGGTGAACGACAAGTGGGACACCGCGATCTGGGTCATGAATGCCGACGGCTCCCGCGCGCACAGCGTGGTCACCGGCTCGGCGCCCCGCTGGTCACCTGACGGCAGCCGCCTGCTCTACATCGCGGCCGGCCAGCCGAGTGGCATGCAGCTCTGGGTCCGGCTGATGGACGGCGATGCCGGCACCACGCAGCTCACCCGGCTCACCGAGCCGCCGACCGAGCCGGAGTGGTCGCCCGACGGCCAGCAGGTGGCCTTCCGCATGCTCGTGCCGACACGCGAGACGTGGAACATCGCGCTCCCCGCGGCACCGAAGGGCGCCAAGTGGACCGAGCCGCCGCGCATCGTGCAGCGCCTCAACTACCGCTCCGACCGCATCGGCTTCACCGACGACGGCTACCAGCACCTCTTCGTGATGTCGGCCGAGGGCGGCCAGGCCCGACAGGTCACCACCGGCAACTGGAACCACAGCGCGGCCCGCTGGACGCCGGACAGCAAGGCGCTGCTCTTCAGCAGCCTGCGCACCCCGCAGTCCGAGGGTGCCTGGCGCCAGACCGAGATCTACCGCGCCGAGGTGGCGACCGGCACCATCACGGCACTCACGACGCGCAACGGCCCCGACAACAATCCCGTCCCTTCGCCCGATGGCCGGTACATCGCCTACACCGGCTACGATTCCACCGATGCGACGTGGAAGGACGCCGCCATCTACGTGATGAACGCCGACGGCTCGAACCCGCGCGCGCTCAACACGGCCCTCGACCGCTCGCCGGCGGGGATGATGTGGGCACCGGACGGCAGCGGCGTGTACTACAACGTCGAAAACGAGGGGTACCGCAACCTCTACTTCACGACGCTCGGCGGTGCGACGCGCCCGGTGACCACCGGCCGGCAGGTGCTCAGCGTCACCGACATGGACCGCCTCGGCAACATGGTCGGCATCCAGAGTTCCGAGCTGCAGCCGAATGACGTCGTGCGCTTCAACGTCCGCACGCCGGCCGCCATCACCCGCCTCACGCACGTGAACGACGACGTGCTCGCCGGCAAGCAGCTCGGGCGCACCGAGGAGGTCTGGCTCACCAGCGTGGACGGATTCCGCATCCAGGGCTGGATCGTCAAGCCCCCCGGATTCGACCCGGCAAGGAAGTACCCGCTGATGCTCGAGATCCACGGCGGACCGCACGCGATGTACAACGGCGCCTTCAACCTCGCGCGCCAGGACCACGTCGCGAACGGCTACGTGCTGCTCTACACCAACCCGCGCGGGTCCACCGGCTACGGCAGCGCGTTCGGCAACGCGATCAAGAATGCCTATCCCGGCAAGGACTTCGACGACCTGATGGCATCGGTGGACACCGTCATCAACCGCGGCTACATCGACACCCGGCGGATGTACGTGTTCGGCTGCTCCGGTGGTGGCGTGCTGACGTCGTGGATCGTCGGTCACACCACCCGCTTCGCGGCGGCCAGCGCCAACTGCCCGGTCACGGACTGGCTCAGCTTCGTCGGCACCACCGATGGCGCGAGCTGGTACCGCAACTTCGCGCAGCTGCCGTGGGACGACCCGTCGGAGCACCTGCGCCGCTCCCCGCTGATGTACGTCGGCAACGTGCGGACGCCGACGATGCTGATGACCGGTGTGCTCGACCTCCGCACCCCGATGCCGCAGACGGAGGAGTTCTACTCGGCGCTCAAGGTGATGAAGGTCCCCACCGCGATGATCCGCTTCAACGAGGAGTGGCACGGCACCTCGTCCAAGCCGTCGAACTGGATGCGCACGCAGCTCTACATGCGCAGCTGGTTCGACCGCTGGCCGGCCCTCACCACCTCCTCGCGCTGA
- a CDS encoding serine/threonine protein kinase: MPLSAARLALLESLFDAALGIPADSRDEFISLSASHDPILESELRALLEAHALSDSAFASPVRGERDLAERYVGARLGAYEIGAHIGSGGMGTVHSAVRADDQYRARVAVKFLRRSAESAVAIRRFRAERQILASLQHPNIATLLDGGVTPDGLPYFVMEHIDGEPITLWCDARSLDVPARLALFLQVCSAVSAAHQKLVVHRDLKPGNILVTTDGTVKLLDFGIAKLMRDDLGLAETATQVGQRAFTPEYASPEQVRGSAVDTTSDVYALGVVLFELLVGQRPFDLQGKSMVEIERIVGEQQAPRPGAVLSPDRHRVLGERNAARARQRIEGDLDAIVLMALRKEPSRRYVSVGALARDVTQHLAQQPVQARPDSAGYRIGKFVRRRKLETAAAVIACASLVGGTAAAMVQARRADTARVQAIGAQSRAEEVTNFLMTMLNSSNPESFGKDVTMRTVLDSASLRADSMRVEPELEAEIRAVMGNAYLALGEVDVAERQFQLDLAARKRHAPAGDYLTAITYSKLALVEETRGDLAKSDSLLQLAEWLYTRYPHVDRREESTALENRGRLLYMLGRVPEAVVQFRKSLALSEQFFATDDSSNAPTYINLAVVSGAAGQLAAADTFSLKGIEAARRAHGNDHPVMANALSVRAGALEALGRLDEAAATFRAAMDVKRRILGPEHVSYATTAANYSELLLQMKRYRDAATVAREVVALRGKPLEDTNLPLQSAMIYLGRALAQLDSTKAGIALIRDARGMRRRSLPVDHWLQAAADASLGEVLTAGGSFAEAESLLLGAEKALREGRGEENEQTQLARTRLVTLYQRWGKPAEATAWQAKIAAPTQG; encoded by the coding sequence TTGCCACTGTCAGCCGCCAGGCTCGCGTTGCTCGAGTCGCTGTTCGATGCCGCGCTGGGCATCCCGGCGGACTCGCGCGACGAGTTCATCTCGCTGAGTGCGTCGCACGATCCGATCCTGGAGTCCGAGTTGCGCGCCTTGCTGGAGGCACACGCCCTGAGCGACTCGGCTTTCGCCAGTCCGGTGCGCGGCGAGCGGGACCTGGCCGAACGCTACGTCGGCGCGCGCCTGGGTGCGTACGAGATCGGCGCACACATCGGGTCCGGCGGCATGGGCACGGTGCACTCCGCCGTGCGCGCGGATGACCAGTACCGCGCACGGGTGGCGGTGAAGTTCCTGCGCCGGAGCGCCGAGAGTGCGGTCGCGATCCGCCGCTTCCGCGCCGAGCGGCAGATCCTGGCCAGCCTCCAGCACCCGAACATCGCGACACTGCTGGACGGAGGCGTGACACCGGACGGCTTGCCGTACTTCGTGATGGAGCACATCGATGGTGAACCGATCACCCTGTGGTGTGATGCGCGTTCGCTCGACGTCCCGGCCAGGCTGGCCCTCTTCCTGCAGGTCTGCTCGGCGGTCAGTGCTGCGCACCAGAAGCTGGTGGTGCATCGCGACCTGAAGCCGGGCAACATCCTCGTGACCACCGACGGCACGGTGAAGCTGCTGGATTTCGGCATCGCGAAGCTGATGCGTGACGATCTCGGCCTGGCCGAGACGGCGACGCAGGTCGGGCAGCGTGCGTTCACGCCGGAGTATGCGTCGCCGGAGCAGGTGCGCGGGTCTGCGGTGGACACCACGTCGGACGTGTACGCACTGGGGGTGGTGCTGTTCGAGTTGCTCGTGGGGCAGCGCCCGTTCGACCTGCAGGGCAAGTCGATGGTCGAGATCGAGCGTATCGTCGGTGAGCAGCAGGCACCGCGTCCGGGTGCGGTGCTGTCGCCGGATCGTCACCGGGTGCTGGGCGAGCGGAACGCGGCGCGCGCACGACAGCGGATCGAGGGTGACCTGGATGCCATCGTGCTGATGGCGCTGCGCAAGGAGCCGTCGCGCCGGTACGTGTCGGTGGGCGCACTGGCGCGCGACGTCACGCAGCACCTGGCGCAGCAACCGGTGCAGGCGCGTCCCGACAGCGCCGGCTATCGCATCGGCAAGTTCGTGCGGCGGCGCAAGCTCGAGACCGCGGCGGCGGTCATCGCGTGCGCGTCGTTGGTCGGCGGCACGGCGGCCGCGATGGTGCAGGCGCGCCGCGCCGACACCGCGCGCGTGCAGGCGATCGGCGCGCAGAGTCGGGCCGAGGAAGTGACAAACTTCCTGATGACGATGCTGAACTCGTCGAATCCGGAGTCGTTTGGCAAGGACGTGACGATGCGCACGGTCCTCGACTCCGCGTCGCTGCGCGCCGATTCGATGCGCGTCGAGCCGGAACTCGAGGCGGAGATCCGTGCGGTGATGGGGAACGCGTACCTCGCCCTGGGTGAGGTGGACGTCGCCGAGCGACAATTCCAGCTCGACCTTGCCGCCCGGAAGCGCCATGCACCGGCGGGAGACTACCTCACTGCGATCACCTACTCCAAGCTCGCGCTGGTGGAGGAGACGCGCGGCGATCTCGCGAAGTCCGACTCGCTGCTGCAGCTCGCCGAATGGCTCTACACGCGCTATCCGCACGTGGACCGGCGGGAGGAGTCCACCGCCCTCGAGAACCGCGGGCGCCTGCTGTACATGCTGGGGCGTGTGCCGGAAGCCGTGGTGCAGTTCCGCAAGTCGCTGGCGCTGTCGGAGCAGTTCTTCGCCACCGACGATTCCTCGAATGCGCCAACGTACATCAACCTGGCGGTGGTGTCGGGTGCTGCCGGCCAGCTTGCAGCGGCCGACACGTTTTCGCTGAAGGGCATCGAGGCGGCGCGTCGCGCCCACGGCAACGACCATCCTGTCATGGCCAATGCACTGTCGGTGCGGGCGGGGGCACTGGAGGCGCTTGGCCGGCTGGACGAGGCAGCGGCGACCTTCAGGGCGGCAATGGATGTGAAGCGCCGCATCCTCGGGCCGGAGCACGTGAGCTATGCCACCACGGCGGCGAACTATTCCGAACTGCTGCTGCAGATGAAGCGGTACCGAGACGCGGCGACGGTGGCGCGTGAGGTGGTGGCGCTGCGCGGCAAGCCGCTGGAAGACACGAATCTTCCATTGCAGAGCGCGATGATCTATCTCGGACGCGCCCTTGCCCAGCTCGACTCGACGAAGGCGGGAATCGCGTTGATTCGCGACGCGCGTGGGATGCGCCGACGCAGCCTTCCGGTCGACCATTGGTTGCAGGCAGCAGCCGACGCGTCGCTCGGTGAGGTGCTCACGGCCGGCGGGTCGTTCGCAGAAGCGGAGTCGTTGCTTCTCGGTGCAGAGAAGGCGCTGCGCGAAGGCCGCGGCGAGGAGAACGAGCAGACGCAGCTTGCCCGCACCCGACTCGTGACGCTGTACCAGCGCTGGGGGAAGCCCGCCGAGGCCACCGCGTGGCAGGCGAAGATCGCCGCACCGACGCAGGGCTGA
- the queC gene encoding 7-cyano-7-deazaguanine synthase QueC, giving the protein MSSLTQVPGARPAVVLLSGGLDSTTVLAHAIAEGWSAHALTFRYGQRHQHEIAAAQRIATQLGASGHAILDIDLRGFGGSALTDASIAVPKDRSADDLTHGIPVTYVPARNTIFLSFALAYAEVLGASDIFIGVNALDYSGYPDCRPEFISAFEVLANLATAAAVEGRTKVVIRAPLQQMTKRQIVEFGTRLGVDYGRTISCYDPSDDGAACGHCDACQLRHKGFREAGIADPTRYASQPLEPHG; this is encoded by the coding sequence ATGTCGTCACTCACACAGGTTCCCGGGGCAAGGCCCGCTGTCGTCCTGCTCAGTGGTGGGCTGGATTCCACCACCGTGCTCGCGCATGCTATCGCCGAGGGCTGGTCGGCGCACGCGCTGACGTTCCGGTACGGCCAGCGCCACCAGCACGAGATCGCCGCCGCCCAGCGCATCGCCACCCAGCTCGGCGCCAGCGGCCATGCGATCCTCGACATCGACCTGCGGGGCTTCGGCGGGTCGGCGCTCACCGATGCCAGCATCGCGGTGCCGAAGGACCGCAGCGCCGACGACCTCACGCACGGCATCCCGGTCACGTACGTGCCGGCGCGCAACACGATCTTCCTCTCGTTCGCGCTGGCGTACGCCGAGGTGCTGGGCGCGAGCGACATCTTCATCGGGGTGAACGCGCTGGATTACAGCGGCTATCCCGACTGCCGGCCCGAGTTCATCAGCGCCTTCGAGGTGCTCGCGAACCTCGCCACGGCAGCGGCGGTGGAAGGGCGCACGAAGGTGGTGATCCGTGCACCGCTGCAGCAGATGACGAAGCGGCAGATCGTGGAGTTCGGCACGCGGCTCGGCGTGGACTACGGCCGCACGATCAGCTGCTACGACCCCAGCGACGACGGGGCCGCGTGCGGGCACTGCGACGCCTGCCAGCTGCGGCACAAGGGCTTTCGCGAGGCCGGCATCGCCGATCCCACGCGGTACGCCAGCCAACCGCTGGAGCCGCACGGATGA
- a CDS encoding methyl-accepting chemotaxis protein, whose product MTASIGARTIGGRLLRAFLVLAVLLAGAGVIAYKALHTSAARATAALEVIRRDARLSSELSAAVAEEMQAAGHYLRSRDTSALGTFESLRLRTHDLTRAMNRQATRQSDNLALVAQVDRALTTVEESYRRAHRALAAGDTATARREETAVTTTARQLLSGINGLGALTERQVTLVAAEMRSEAETRALAVLLVFGGVMIIGTLLVGATLRSVNDPLHQLVLHADALSRGAFDARTTAQMPGEFERIAAALNEAGASLGVLATATAATATELSSSSSELSQVSDRIAVKATEVSHVMENVTRGAENQVGMLKKIDAELAVNGQRAIEVRQEAGSVATLAESIEHEAMAKRVTIAQAMSVMMEIRTSVQNASRTAESLHGVTEGIAQFVTTVGRIAEQTNMLALNAAIEAARAGDAGRGFVVVADEVRKLAEAAQRAADDVARLTQAITGRVNETVSTMQHSASLVGEIETVGRDVGTALESITASAERTVAAAANLSQIAALNSTQMAGVQQSLSVVAVDAAGHATSAQQANASAQEQSEACQQMSAASQVLHGRSTRLRALVESRSTLGHTPAADAAEQPRLAVMPGTREDGTPIRVTSVTPLNNRVLNRAPAPRPKRQA is encoded by the coding sequence GTGACGGCCTCCATCGGTGCCCGCACCATCGGCGGCCGCCTGCTGCGCGCCTTCCTCGTGCTCGCCGTGCTGCTCGCCGGCGCCGGCGTGATCGCCTACAAGGCGCTGCACACCTCCGCCGCACGCGCCACCGCGGCGCTCGAGGTGATCCGGCGCGATGCCCGTCTCTCTTCCGAGCTCTCCGCCGCGGTGGCCGAGGAGATGCAGGCGGCGGGTCACTACCTCCGCTCGCGCGACACCAGCGCGCTGGGAACGTTCGAGAGCCTGCGGCTTCGCACCCACGACCTGACGCGCGCGATGAACCGGCAGGCCACGCGCCAGTCGGACAACCTCGCCCTCGTGGCGCAGGTGGACCGCGCCCTCACCACCGTCGAGGAGAGCTACCGCCGCGCGCACCGGGCCCTCGCCGCCGGGGACACCGCGACCGCGCGCCGCGAGGAGACCGCCGTGACGACGACCGCCCGGCAGCTCCTCAGCGGCATCAACGGGCTCGGTGCACTCACCGAGCGGCAGGTGACGCTGGTGGCCGCCGAGATGCGGAGCGAGGCCGAGACGCGGGCGCTGGCGGTGCTACTGGTCTTCGGTGGCGTCATGATCATCGGGACGCTGCTCGTGGGTGCCACGCTGCGCTCCGTGAACGACCCGCTGCACCAGCTCGTGCTCCACGCCGACGCACTCAGCCGCGGTGCGTTCGATGCCCGCACGACCGCGCAGATGCCCGGCGAGTTCGAGCGCATCGCCGCCGCGCTCAACGAGGCCGGCGCATCACTCGGCGTGCTGGCCACGGCCACCGCCGCCACCGCCACCGAGCTCTCGTCGTCGTCCAGCGAGCTGTCGCAGGTGAGTGACCGCATCGCCGTGAAGGCCACCGAGGTGTCGCACGTGATGGAGAACGTCACGCGCGGCGCCGAGAACCAGGTGGGCATGCTGAAGAAGATCGATGCCGAGCTGGCGGTGAACGGCCAGCGCGCGATCGAGGTGCGGCAGGAGGCGGGCTCGGTGGCCACCCTCGCCGAGTCGATCGAGCACGAGGCGATGGCGAAGCGGGTGACAATTGCGCAGGCGATGTCGGTGATGATGGAGATCCGGACCTCGGTGCAGAACGCGAGCCGCACGGCGGAGTCGCTGCACGGCGTGACCGAGGGGATCGCGCAGTTCGTGACGACGGTGGGGCGCATCGCGGAGCAGACGAACATGCTGGCGCTGAATGCCGCCATCGAGGCGGCGCGTGCGGGTGACGCCGGCCGCGGCTTCGTGGTGGTGGCCGACGAGGTGCGCAAGCTGGCCGAGGCCGCCCAGCGCGCGGCCGACGACGTCGCCCGGCTCACGCAGGCTATCACCGGCCGCGTGAACGAGACCGTCAGCACCATGCAGCACAGCGCCAGCCTGGTGGGCGAGATCGAGACCGTCGGCCGCGACGTCGGCACGGCGCTCGAGAGCATCACCGCCTCGGCCGAGCGCACCGTGGCGGCTGCCGCGAACCTGAGCCAGATCGCGGCCCTCAACTCCACGCAGATGGCGGGTGTGCAGCAGTCGCTCAGCGTGGTGGCGGTGGACGCGGCCGGCCACGCCACCAGTGCGCAGCAGGCCAACGCCTCGGCCCAGGAGCAGAGTGAGGCGTGCCAGCAGATGAGCGCCGCGTCGCAGGTCCTGCACGGCCGCAGCACGCGCCTGCGGGCGCTCGTGGAGTCACGGAGCACACTGGGACACACCCCTGCGGCCGATGCGGCGGAGCAACCGCGGCTGGCCGTGATGCCCGGCACGCGCGAGGACGGCACGCCCATCCGCGTCACCTCGGTCACGCCGCTCAACAACCGCGTGCTCAACCGGGCACCCGCCCCGCGCCCGAAGCGGCAGGCCTGA
- a CDS encoding TerC family protein has product MSHLLTADALVGLATLTVLEIVLGIDNIIFISILASALPAAEQPRARRLGLAGAFMSRMALLFSITWIMRLTEPLLTVLGRGISGKDVILIVGGLFLIGKATTEIHHKFEDDEKAAMAEQGRASGRGLWAVVAQITVIDIVFSLDSVITAVGMVPHIEIMIGANIIALCIMLFAAGPISAFVDRHPTVKMLALSFLVLIGTNLVAEGTGFHIPKGYTYFAMAFSVATEMLNIRLRKKADPTR; this is encoded by the coding sequence ATGTCCCACCTGCTCACCGCGGATGCCCTGGTCGGTCTCGCGACGCTGACCGTCCTCGAGATCGTCCTCGGCATCGACAACATCATCTTCATCTCGATCCTGGCCAGCGCGCTGCCGGCAGCCGAGCAGCCGCGGGCGCGCCGCCTGGGCCTCGCCGGCGCGTTCATGTCGCGGATGGCGCTGCTGTTCAGCATCACCTGGATCATGCGGCTCACCGAGCCGCTGCTCACCGTGCTGGGTCGCGGCATCTCCGGCAAGGACGTCATCCTCATCGTCGGCGGCCTGTTCCTGATCGGCAAGGCGACCACCGAGATCCATCACAAGTTCGAGGACGACGAGAAGGCGGCGATGGCCGAGCAGGGGCGGGCCTCGGGCCGCGGCCTGTGGGCCGTGGTCGCGCAGATCACCGTCATCGACATCGTCTTCTCGCTGGACTCGGTGATCACCGCCGTCGGCATGGTGCCACACATCGAGATCATGATCGGCGCGAACATCATCGCGCTCTGCATCATGCTCTTCGCGGCCGGCCCGATCAGCGCCTTCGTCGACCGGCACCCGACGGTGAAGATGCTGGCGCTGTCGTTCCTGGTGCTGATCGGCACCAACCTGGTGGCCGAGGGCACGGGCTTCCACATTCCGAAGGGCTACACGTACTTCGCCATGGCGTTCTCGGTGGCCACGGAGATGCTGAACATCCGCCTGCGGAAGAAGGCCGACCCGACGCGGTAG